Proteins from a genomic interval of Fusarium oxysporum Fo47 chromosome I, complete sequence:
- a CDS encoding translation protein, with the protein MSHCHDEHSGHGHGHDHDHEHDHSDDITPAVQFSLYSQINFDHIVTLNEAQRDAGQTIVKKTWQERLSVEPELESDVDEQLLMTVPFTAQIKLHSILIRTSPSASAPKTLHLFINRDDLDFAAAEESDPIQTLELSQTSDLQEIPVKRALFGKVQRLVLFFADNFGEGDEDVTRISYLGFKGEWTQLGRAPANIIYEAAANPGDHKLKAGNSPGAAKALQYLSLTQNLSPLSTDPTHRPQYPTHGGPIALLDSVTAAVDTPPSKMPPRLPIRLALPRPCAVAARPLLLPLTATRGVKYGWTTAPPRNKHKRFNQPSSGLPALTNGPAAALKRRENTTPLRSGVLATKKGMTSVFVGKTRVPCTVLQLDQVQVVANKTRQKNGYWAVQIGAGSRDGRNVTSPLLGYYEAKGIAPKAELAEFKVRNESGLLPVGVQILPDWFKKGQYVDVKGRSRGMGFAGGMKRHGFSGQEASHGNSKNHRTIGTTGPSQGSGSRVMPGKKMPGRMGNEFVTVQNLKVMMVDNDLGIVLVGGPIAGPKGRVVRLQDAKKRKAPPQPHREAALATLLERNPDHEVKLQEARERHLQLKNERETAQLQD; encoded by the exons ATGTCTCACTGCCATGATGAACATTCTGGCCACGGCCACGGCCACGACCACGATCATGAGCATGATCACTCCGACGACATCACACCAGCAGTGCAGTTCTCACTCTACAgtcaaatcaactttgatCATATTGTCACTCTGAATGAAGCCCAGCGAGATGCTGGTCAGACCATCGTTAAGAAGACGTGGCAAGAGAGACTCAGCGTTGAGCCTGAGCTAGAGAGTGACGTTGATGAGCAGCTTCTCATGACAGTGCC ATTCACGGCCCAAATCAAGCTTCACTCCATCCTCATCCGCACATCcccctcagcctcagcccCCAAAaccctccatctcttcatcaaccgaGACGATCTCGATTTTGCAGCCGCCGAGGAGTCAGACCCTATTCAAACTCTCGAGCTCTCTCAGACAAGCGATCTGCAAGAGATTCCCGTGAAGAGAGCCCTGTTTGGAAAGGTGCAGCGGCTGGTGCTCTTCTTTGCGGACAACTTTGGCgaaggtgatgaggatgttACCCGAATCTCGTACCTGGGCTTCAAGGGTGAATGGACTCAACTTGGACGAGCGCCTGCGAATATCATCTACGAGGCTGCTGCTAACCCGGGAGATCATAAACTCAAGG CCGGGAATTCTCCGGGTGCTGCAAAAGCTCTCCAGTATCTCAGCCTCACCCAAAATCTTTCACCACTATCAACCGATCCGACCCATCGCCCTCAATATCCCACCCACGGCGGCCCAATTGCTCTCCTCGACAGCGTCACCGCCGCCGTCGACACGCCGCCTTCAAAAATGCCTCCTCGTCTGCCAATTCGCCTGGCCCTCCCACGGCCCTGCGCCGTCGCCGCCCGgcctctcctcctcccactCACAGCTACCCGCGGTGTCAAGTATGGATGGACCACGGCTCCTCCTCGCAACAAGCACAAGCGATTCAACCAGCCTTCTTCCGGTCTTCCTGCTCTTACGAATGGTCCTGCTGCTGCGCTGAAGCGTCGGGAGAATACTACGCCTCTGCGCTCGGGTGTCCTTGCTACCAAGAAGGGCATGACTAGTGTGTTTGTTGGAAAGACCCGTGTGCCTTGCACCGTGCTGCAACTCGATCAGGTTCAGGTTGTCGCCAACAAGACCCGACAGAAGAACGGTTACTGGGCTGTGCAGATTGGTGCGGGCTCGCGTGATGGTCGAAACGTCACAAGCCCATTGCTGGGTTACTACGAGGCCAAGGGCATTGCACCCAAGGCTGAGCTCGCCGAGTTCAAGGTCCGAAACGAGTCTGGTCTTCTGCCCGTCGGTGTTCAGATTCTTCCCGACTGGTTCAAGAAGGGCCAGTACGTCGATGTTAAGGGCCGATCGCGGGGTATGGGTTTCGCTGGTGGCATGAAGCGCCACGGCTTCTCCGGTCAGGAAGCTTCGCATGGTAACTCCAAGAACCATCGAACAATCGGTACAACAGGTCCCTCGCAAGGCAGTGGTAGTCGTGTCATGCCCGGCAAGAAGATGCCTGGTCGTATGGGCAACGAATTCGTCACAGTGCAGAACCTCAAGGTCATGATGGTGGATAACGACTTGGGTATTGTGCTAGTCGGTGGACCTATTGCCGGTCCCAAGGGTCGTGTTGTTCGTCTTCAAGACGCCAAGAAGCGAAaggctcctcctcaacctcatcgtGAGGCTGCTTTGGCTACTCTATTGGAGCGCAACCCCGATCATGAGGTTAAGCTCCAGGAAGCCCGGGAGAGGCATCTTCAGCTGAAGAATGAGAGAGAAACGGCGCAGCTTCAAGACTAA
- a CDS encoding RNA polymerase I-specific transcription initiation factor RRN6-like protein, with the protein MAETRRLTDLIHGHVGSLTYIPPENATAQPGTFHSSRVTAEPPHFKVIGSSAELYPPSKTPAPEISSNLWQERRVQKRWLLQAHPEAFMGNSALSELLQENMDRYSKVEGEVSDQPLLAIGQMTNVSNHSRITGSPMLAAATGESGELLRLARIDQSKWKWGNDKRTTLQPSVIDPDDPEEEAIWASDGLPISQVKFATSLTRYDAIRWLIVQKQTSTTILHPEYHKVPVAQSSASDLNIHQSRLSRIDPNPILAVSHKMTGGNAQVDVAFNPNSKGLPPQIAIIDECGYWSIWNISGGNKLKTRLLPYSCGHVSDGLLNDLPSTTEHPAEKHGVLFVGTAKVDSFWEDGSQSADDSGGLAQRSSHLLIWNREKYEVVDLVSHIALPQLSLLARPKSKPDAILDIRVSPANQNHIFVLTMRTIYWIDLFTKSTQEEEEGPKPTILISCPRLLDREGLRMTTCLTSEGGQEAAMVFVFSPTHRQLQTYWFGQSKTSGLPYWHRDTLTLPQNGESASGDIQSLEIHPVRLTRDGDASSGLGAYYYRAGVQFYQGSILSKNLGVQYCICVSVKDRNMQITLPSGRVGRNKSDEAQRWKKKRKQFIRHMGSTFVLPEGMADDNIKHVVKPSNRSKDLDKMKSRASAVFGPISLNLDGLCRSLQQTLLAISDSLHDIPPALLSAIQENITEGVAEGRLPLKTWKEIGDELGPMDLRNGFHETQPDMLDLFAGDDGQTVVTQLGRQTSQEWIRELVSLSHLNQTYVDLWLDPLEGRIPQQEEEIRRGWIADLAKDMFLATAGVMVQDMPLLGPISQEEDGRTQPTQSSVVRINSSQSSEGGIPSSPLSATPNIANDAAIRRLQLLAPSLRLDKMENAKQSNVLSYWPTERGVSTDDYMSSVAIASDRKFDEARLRLQRIENKRKAQNDKYKLPPFMREGRDPKAIKTSVRTTAGNPISSPMRPRREEPMALPPISVAPTPQTMSSQQGIPSSSQSQGLFGPSFAMSQPVSGIFGDRKKAKKNKRKSGFR; encoded by the exons ATGGCTGAGACCAGGCGACTTACGGACCTAATCCACGGTCACGTAGGAAGTCTTACTTATATACCACCTGAGAATGCGACAGCGCAGCCTGGGACTTTTCACTCCAGTCGCGTAACAGCTGAAC CACCTCACTTCAAAGTCATTGGATCTTCAGCAGAGCTGTACCCGCCTTCAAAAACTCCTGCTCCGGAGATCTCGTCCAATTTATGGCAGGAAAGGAGAGTTCAAAAGCGATGGCTACTCCAGGCTCATCCCGAAGCCTTCATGGGCAACTCGGCGCTATCGGAACTACTACAGGAGAATATGGATCGCTACTCAAAGGTCGAGGGCGAAGTTAGCGATCAACCATTACTTGCTATCGGGCAAATGACGAATGTGTCGAATCACTCAAGAATTACCGGATCACCCATGCTTGCGGCTGCTACGGGAGAGTCAGGAGAGCTGCTTAGACTGGCTCGGATCGATCAATCGAAATGGAAATGGGGAAACGATAAGCGCACGACTCTTCAACCCTCTGTGATTGACCCTGATGATCCCGAAGAAGAGGCCATTTGGGCCAGCGATGGTCTGCCAATTTCTCAAGTCAAATTCGCAACTAGTCTCACAAGATATGATGCCATTCGCTGGCTCATTGTTCAGAAGCAAACTTCGACCACGATTCTCCATCCAGAATATCACAAGGTCCCAGTAGCTCAATCGTCTGCTTCTGACCTCAATATTCATCAGTCACGCCTGTCGCGAATCGATCCTAACCCGATCCTGGCCGTCTCTCATAAGATGACTGGTGGCAACGCGCAGGTTGACGTTGCTTTCAATCCGAACTCCAAGGGCCTGCCACCACAGATCGCCATCATTGACGAGTGTGGATATTGGTCAATATGGAACATCTCAGGGGGGAACAAGCTGAAAACACGACTTCTGCCTTACTCATGTGGACATGTCTCGGATGGATTGTTGAACGATCTGCCCTCCACGACAGAGCATCCTGCTGAAAAGCACGGGGTTTTATTTGTCGGCACTGCCAAAGTGGACAGTTTCTGGGAAGATGGTTCACAGAGTGCTGATGATTCTGGAGGATTAGCGCAACGATCGAGCCATCTGCTGATCTGGAACAGGGAGAAGTatgaagttgttgatctCGTATCGCACATAGCTCTGCCCCAACTCTCATTATTGGCTCGTCCAAAGTCCAAACCTGATGCAATTCTTGACATCAGAGTCAGCCCAGCCAACCAAAATCACATATTCGTCTTAACCATGCGCACTATTTACTGGATTGACTTATTTACGAAAAGCAcgcaggaggaggaggaaggaCCAAAACCGACTATTCTGATATCCTGCCCTCGTTTGTTGGACAGAGAAGGGTTGCGAATGACAACATGCCTTACTTCAGAAGGTGGACAAGAGGCTGCTATGGTGTTTGTCTTTTCTCCGACTCACAGACAACTTCAAACCTACTGGTTCGGACAGTCAAAGACAAGCGGCCTTCCTTATTGGCACCGTGATACGCTTACTCTTCCTCAAAATGGCGAATCGGCCAGTGGCGATATTCAATCACTCGAAATCCACCCGGTCAGGCTCACGCGGGATGGGGACGCTTCGTCTGGCCTTGGAGCCTATTATTACCGTGCAGGAGTTCAATTCTACCAAGGCAGCATCCTGAGCAAGAATTTGGGTGTGCAATACTGCATCTGTGTCTCAGTCAAAGATCGCAATATGCAAATTACGTTGCCTAGTGGGCGGGTTGGCCGTAACAAGTCAGACGAAGCGCAGCGCTGGAAAAAGAAACGAAAACAGTTCATTAGACATATGGGCAGCACGTTTGTGCTTCCTGAAGGCATGGCTGATGACAACATCAAACATGTAGTAAAACCTAGCAATCGATCCAAGGACCTCGATAAGATGAAGAGCAGAGCATCTGCAGTTTTCGGGCCTATAAGCTTGAACCTGGATGGCTTGTGCCGTTCTCTCCAACAGACCTTGCTGGCTATTTCAGACAGTCTTCATGATATACCACCCGCTTTACTCTCAGCTATTCAAGAGAATATCACTGAGGGGGTGGCTGAAGGGAGACTTCCTCTAAAGACTTGGAAAGAAATCGGCGACGAGCTTGGTCCGATGGATTTACGAAATGGGTTTCACGAAACACAACCCGATATGCTTGATTTGTTTGCAGGCGATGATGGACAAACAGTCGTGACGCAACTCGGAAGACAGACTTCGCAAGAGTGGATTCGGGAACTTGTCAGTTTGTCACACCTTAACCAAACATACGTTGATCTCTGGCTTGATCCGCTGGAAGGAAGAATACCTCAACAAGAGGAGGAAATAAGAAGGGGCTGGATCGCAGACTTGGCTAAGGACATGTTCCTCGCGACAGCTGGAGTTATGGTTCAAGATATGCCCCTTTTGGGGCCGATAAGtcaagaggaagatggaCGAACTCAGCCCACTCAGTCGAGTGTAGTTCGAATCAACTCATCGCAGTCATCAGAAGGTGGAATTCCTTCATCGCCTCTCAGTGCGACACCAAACATTGCCAATGATGCAGCGATCAGGCGACTACAGCTCCTCGCCCCATCATTGAGATTGGACAAGATGGAAAATGCCAAACAGTCTAACGTGCTGTCATACTGGCCCACCGAACGTGGTGTTAGTACAGATGACTACATGTCCAGCGTTGCTATTGCTAGCGACAGAAAGTTTGACGAGGCAAGATTGCGACTGCAAAGGATCGAAAACAAGCGTAAGGCCCAGAACGACAAGTACAAACTTCCACCGTTTATGAGAGAGGGAAGAGACCCCAAGGCCATAAAGACTTCCGTGCGAACTACAGCGGGCAACCCCATATCTTCGCCGATGCGTCCTCGGAGAGAAGAGCCCATGGCGCTGCCACCGATATCTGTTGCTCCCACGCCTCAAACCATGTCGAGCCAGCAAGGCATaccttcatcatcacagaGTCAAGGACTCTTTGGGCCCTCGTTTGCTATGAGCCAGCCTGTATCGGGCATCTTTGGAGATAGGAAGAAGGctaagaagaacaagaggaaGAGTGGATTTAGATGA
- a CDS encoding mitotic-spindle organizing gamma-tubulin ring associated-domain-containing protein, which produces MPEPDKHAAAQQAVDILHEISTILNCHLDRRTLSICISMIERGVNPEALAQVIKELRQEAQQPAAAARRR; this is translated from the exons ATGCCTGAACCAGATAAGCACGCCGCTGCGCAACAAGCCGTAGATATTCTCCATGAGATCTCTACTATCCTA AACTGTCACCTTGATCGCCGAACTCTATCAATCTGCATCTCTATGATTGAGCGCGGAGTGAACCCAGAGGCTTTAGCG CAAGTTATCAAGGAACTCAGACAAGAGGCCCAGCAACCTGCAGCCGCGGCAAGACGACGTTAA
- a CDS encoding chromosome segregation protein Spc25-domain-containing protein — MATDFQSSLSASMRQSMAPVGPSVANQLPNINFGFDDLRDRMAKFTARFDAFIEEGRKRVLEERNQFRMNVAELQEDQRMKKRDIEIIQVKTSTHQQTIEKEEAETREMESAINSLAAQRDNHLATRDSLKAEIAQTQAEIEARLAAQREYAQQQQAQSRFNVPELDFWITNLCLKIEGAGHDDRLKFVYTHIDEKDWEREAWFELVTSSRDYDVKHCRPKIEREKVEKVLDKLNESRELVVLLKGMRELFVEAMKT, encoded by the exons ATGGCTACCGACTTTCAGTCCTCCCTATCTGCCAGTATGCGACAGAGCATGGCCCCCGTCGGCCCCTCTGTCGCAAACCAGCTGCCCAACATCAACTTTGGCTTCGATGACCTGCGCGATCGCATGGCAAAGTTCACGGCCCGATTCGATGCATTCATTGAAGAGGGCCGTAAGCGCGTCCTCGAAGAGCGCAACCAGTTTCGCATGAACGTCGCTGAACTTCAAG AGGATCAACGTATGAAGAAGCGAGACATCGAAATCATTCAAGTCAAGACCTCGACGCACCAACAAACAattgagaaggaagaggcgGAAACGCGCGAGATGGAGAGCGCTATTAACTCCCTCGCTGCCCAGCGCGATAACCACCTCGCAACCCGCGACAGTCTCAAGGCTGAAATTGCACAAACACAAGCCGAGATCGAAGCCCGACTTGCCGCGCAGCGCGAATAcgctcaacagcaacaagccCAGTCTCGTTTTAACGTGCCTGAGTTGGACTTCTGGATCACCAACCTATGCCTCAAGATCGAGGGCGCTGGCCACGACGATCGTCTCAAGTTTGTGTACACGCATATTGACGAGAAGGATTGGGAGCGCGAGGCTTGGTTCGAACTTGTTACAAGCTCACGTGATTACGATGTGAAGCATTGCAGACCCAAGATCGAGAgggagaaggttgagaaggtGTTGGATAAGCTGAATGAGTCGAGGGAATTGGTTGTTCTGCTAAAGGGGATGAGAGAGTTGTTTGTGGAGGCCATGAAGACCTGA
- a CDS encoding Dolichyl-phosphate-mannose-protein mannosyltransferase-domain-containing protein: MAADKAAVASGADLGDGLRQRPVAGQANLQPPTSQPEDNKKLVKKESSLLQTLDQWEVVIAPLIFTLLAIFTRLYKIGISNIVTWDEAHFGKFGSYYIKHEYYFDVHPPLGKMLVGLSGVLAGYNGTFEFKSGEKYPEEVNYTIMRIFNAAFGIFCIPLAYYTARELKLRRPAVWLVTLMVLCENSYTTISRFILLDSMLLCGTVATVFCWSKFHNQRHNSFEPEWFFWLFLTGLSIGCVCSVKLVGLFVTALVGLYTVEDLWRKFGDTKMPVTTLGAHVITRVVGLIVIPFLIYLLSFALHFAILDRSGPGDAQMSSLFQANLKGTQVGKDSPLEIAIGSRATIKNMGYGGGLLHSHVQTYPEGSKQQQVTCYHHKDTNNDWFFYPNRREEDYNPEGDLRFIGDNSVIRLIHAQTGRNLHSHDIAAPVTRGHKEVSSYGNLTVGDDKDHWKVEVVRDSASRDRSKIRTLTTAFRLKHEVLGCYLRAGNVNLPQWGFKQIEVTCTKENNPRDTYTHWNVEAHWNDKLPPAEAGVYKSPFFHDFVHLNVAMMTSNNALVPDPDKQDDLASKWWQWPFLHVGLRMCGWGDDIVKYFLLGNPLIYWGSTASLGIAGLVIVWYILRWQRGVNDLSENEIDHIHYAALYPLAGWFLHYLPFVIMARVTYVHHYYPALYFAILNFGFLVDWFTRNRNKTIQTIVYGILYTVIIGLYIYFIPICWGMTGNHKQYKYMKWFDNWRVTD; this comes from the exons ATGGCTGCCGACAAGGCTGCCGTCGCCTCAGGCGCTGACCTGGGCGATGGTCTCAGACAGCGTCCTGTCGCTGGACAAGCTAACCTGCAACCCCCGACTTCTCAGCCTGAGgacaacaagaagcttgtcaagaag GAGTCCTCATTGCTCCAAACACTCGACCAGTGGGAGGTTGTCATTGCCCCGCTGATCTTTACTCTCCTGGCTATCTTCACTCGACTTTACAAGATTGGTATCAGCAATATCGTTACCTGGGATGAAGCTCA CTTCGGCAAGTTCGGTTCCTACTATATCAAGCATGAATACTATTTCGATGTCCACCCCCCTCTCGGCAAGATGCTCGTCGGTCTCTCTGGAGTCCTAGCTGGCTACAACGGAACATTCGAGTTCAAGTCTGGCGAAAAGTACCCCGAGGAAGTCAATTACACCATCATGCGTATCTTCAATGCGGCTTTCGGTATCTTCTGCATTCCTCTTGCTTACTACACTGCTCGTGAGCTGAAGCTTCGACGTCCTGCTGTGTGGCTCGTTACTCTGATGGTTCTTTGCGAGAACTCTTACACCACTATCAGCCGTTTCATCTTGCTCGACTCCATGCTGCTATGCGGTACCGTCGCCACCGTTTTCTGCTGGTCCAAGTTCCACAACCAGCGACACAACAGCTTCGAGCCTGAGTGGTTCTTCTGGCTGTTCTTGACTGGTCTCAGCATTGGCTGTGTCTGCAGTGTTAAGCTTGTTGGTCTTTTCGTTACTGCTCTCGTCGGCCTCTACACCGTTGAGGATCTCTGGCGAAAGTTCGGTGACACCAAGATGCCTGTT ACCACTCTTGGTGCCCACGTCATCACCCGTGTTGTTggcctcatcgtcatcccTTTCTTGATCTACCTCCTCTCTTTCGCCCTGCACTTCGCGATTCTCGATCGCTCCGGCCCTGGTGATGCTCAGATGAGCTCTCTCTTCCAGGCTAACCTCAAGGGTACTCAGGTTGGAAAGGACAGCCCTCTCGAGATTGCAATCGGTTCTCGCGCCACTATCAAGAACATGGGTTATGGTGGTGGTCTTCTTCACTCTCACGTTCAGACCTACCCTGAGGGTTccaagcagcagcaggttACTTGCTACCACCACAAGGACACCAACAACGACTGGTTCTTCTACCCCAACCGCCGAGAGGAGGACTACAACCCTGAGGGTGATCTCCGATTCATTGGTGACAACTCCGTCATTCGACTTATCCACGCTCAGACTGGCCGCAACCTGCACTCTCACGATATCGCTGCCCCTGTCACCCGAGGCCACAAGGAAGTTTCCAGCTACGGTAACTTGACTGTTGGTGACGACAAGGACCACTGgaaggttgaggttgttcGTGATTCTGCTTCTCGCGACCGTAGCAAGATCAGGACTCTTACCACTGCTTTCCGTCTCAAGCACGAGGTCCTTGGCTGCTACCTCCGAGCTGGCAACGTCAACCTTCCTCAGTGGGGTTTCAAGCAGATTGAGGTTACTTGCACCAAGGAGAACAATCCCCGTGACACTTACACCCACTGGAACGTTGAGGCTCACTGGAACGACAAGC TCCCTCCCGCCGAGGCTGGTGTTTACAAGTCCCCATTCTTCCATGACTTCGTCCACCTGAACGTCGCTATGATGACCTCCAACAACGCTCTGGTCCCCGACCCTGACAAGCAAGATGACCTTGCCTCCAAGTGGTGGCAGTGGCCTTTCCTTCATGTCGGTCTCCGTATGTGCGGTTGGGGTGATGATATCGTCAAGTACTTCCTCCTCGGTAACCCTCTCATCTACTGGGGTTCTACTGCTTCTCTTGGAATTGCTGGCCTTGTCATTGTCTGgtacatccttcgatggCAACGAGGTGTCAACGATCTCAGCGAGAACGAGATTGACCACATTCACTATGCGGCACTATACCCTCTTGCCGGCTGGTTCCTCCACTATCTTCCTTTTGTTATCATGGCCCGTGTTACTTACGTGCATCACTACTACCCGGCTCTCTACTTTGCCATTCTCAACTTTGGCTTCCTTGTTGACTGGTTCACTCGCAACCGCAACAAGACCATCCAGACCATCGTGTATGGCATTCTCTACACCGTCATTATCGGCCTTTACATTTACTTCATCCCCATTTGCTGGGGCATGACTGGCAACCACAAGCAGTACAAGTACATGAAGTGGTTCGACAACTGGCGAGTCACTGACTAA
- a CDS encoding cytochrome oxidase complex assembly protein 1-domain-containing protein, translating to MSQQLALPRIVRRRLAAVLKSRTVALRPAQRRWMTPAPKPGDGPMMSRRADRELPDVADVTFRWRRTFPIFLLIVAASSVAIFNYQKMSSPVVSSTLYALRTNQDARNLLGDEIYFKHQIPWIHGEMNQLHGRIDIWFSVRGTKGEGVMRFASNRPTSKGFFSTTEWSLTMSDGTRLDLLDNGDPFKALIGGGEDLPAVEEDAPTRGFRKQVEYK from the exons ATGTCGCAACAACTAGCGCTACCTCGGATCGTCCGACGACGCTTGGCGGCTGTTCTCAAGTCAAGAACTGTCGCATTGAGACCTGCGcagagaagatggatgacTCCCGCGCCGAAGCCTGGAGATGGGCCCATGATGTCGAGGAGGGCGGACCGAGAGCTTCCAG ATGTAGCTGATGTGACATTCCGCTGGCGCCGTACTTTccccatcttcctcctcatcgtgGCCGCTTCATCAGTCGCTATCTTCAACTACCAAAAGATGTCCTCACCCGTCGTCTCCTCGACACTCTACGCTCTACGAACCAACCAAGATGCTCGCAATCTCCTCGGTGATGAGATCTACTTCAAGCACCAAATCCCCTGGATCCACGGCGAGATGAACCAGCTTCACGGCCGTATCGATATTTGGTTCTCAGTACGAGGCACAAAGGGCGAGGGTGTTATGCGCTTCGCCAGCAACAGACCTACCAGCAAGGGTTTTTTCTCAACTACAGAGTGGAGTCTTACCATGAGCGATGGTACGAGGTTGGACCTTTTGGATAATGGTGATCCTTTCAAGGCGCTCATTGGAGGTGGTGAGGATCTTCCTGCCGTGGAGGAAGATGCTCCTACAAGAGGATTCCGAAAGCAGGTCGAATACAAGTGA